The following coding sequences lie in one Anguilla anguilla isolate fAngAng1 chromosome 14, fAngAng1.pri, whole genome shotgun sequence genomic window:
- the LOC118213441 gene encoding E3 ubiquitin-protein ligase RNF34-like isoform X3, with the protein MKYVCCDCKKSFCSVCAEPQDELHRCATCQLLRGTAFQRPQLMRLRVKDLRQYLQLHNVATDTCREKADLVDLVLCHRGAGHDDPDDLGSPDDRSDPDDPDDPDDPDDLDDPDDPSDPDDADDPDDPDDPDDPSDPDDPDDPDDPDDPEDTDDPDDLDSPNTGSFPSRPPSAPPPSTTRSASKHSTVSAPLGEPISRRDSSGTTSQGGAPASNWCLIDQAGNREPTSLSLPNLESEEATPLAQRQARASLSDLANADDIEGLSVRQLKEILARNFVNYSGCCEKWELVERVNRLYRENEYNRKSLENISNNVTAVVAYPSPICNGGLDDSLKPQLTNQDESLCRICMDAVIDCVLLECGHMVTCTRCGKRMNECPICRQYVVRAVHVFRS; encoded by the exons ATGAAG TATGTGTGCTGCGACTGTAAGAAGAGTTTCTGCTCGGTGTGCGCGGAGCCGCAGGATGAGCTGCACCGCTGCGCCACCTGCCAGCTGCTGAGGGGTACTGCGTTCCAGCGGCCGCAGCTCATGCGCCTGCGCGTCAAGGACCTGCGCCAGTACCTGCAGCTGCACAACGTCGCCACGGATACCTGCAGGGAGAAGGCCGACCTGGTGGACCTGGTGTTGTGCcaccggggggcggggcacgACGACCCCGACGACCTCGGCAGTCCCGATGACCGCAGCGATCCAGATGACCCTGACGACCCCGATGACCCCGACGACCTTGACGATCCCGATGACCCTAGTGATCCTGACGACGCTGATGACCCTGACGACCCCGATGACCCTGATGACCCTAGCGATCCCGATGACCCCGACGACCCTGATGATCCCGATGACCCTGAGGACACTGATGACCCCGATGACCTTGACAGCCCCAACACAGGCAGTTTTCCCTCCCGCCCCCCGTCTGCCCCACCTCCTTCAACCACACGCTCTGCCTCCAAACACTCCACAGTCTCTGCCCCTCTGGGAGAACCAATCAGCAGGAGAGACAGCTCAGGGACCACCAGCCAG GGGGGAGCTCCTGCCTCAAACTGGTGCCTAATCGATCAAGca GGTAACAGGGagcccacctccctctctctcccgaaCCTGGAGTCAGAG GAGGCCACGCCCCTGGCGCAGAGGCAGGCCCGAGCGTCGCTGTCGGACCTGGCCAACGCGGACGACATCGAGGGCCTGTCGGTGCGCCAGCTGAAGGAGATCCTGGCGCGGAACTTTGTGAACTACTCTGGCTGCTGCGAGAAGTGGGAGCTGGTGGAGCGGGTGAACAGGCTGTACCGGGAGAACGAGTACAACAGGAAGTCAC tggaaaacatcAGCAACAACGTGACAGCAG TGGTAGCATATCCCTCACCCATCTGCAACGGTGGACTCGATG acaGTCTGAAACCCCAGCTGACCAATCAGGACGAGTCTCTGTGCAGGATCTGCATGGATGCGGTGATTGACTGTGTGCTGCTGGAGTGTGGTCACATGGTCACCTGCACCCGGTGTGGGAAGCGCATGAACGAGTGCCCCATCTGCAGGCAGTACGTGGTGCGCGCCGTGCACGTCTTCAGGTCCTAA
- the LOC118213441 gene encoding E3 ubiquitin-protein ligase RNF34-like isoform X1: MKAGASSVWASCCGLLNEVMGTGGPVRGQQPFRFAPSAAYSAYPHSAAAAAPTAAAPAPPAPASAGLVCKACGQTFSVFRRKYVCCDCKKSFCSVCAEPQDELHRCATCQLLRGTAFQRPQLMRLRVKDLRQYLQLHNVATDTCREKADLVDLVLCHRGAGHDDPDDLGSPDDRSDPDDPDDPDDPDDLDDPDDPSDPDDADDPDDPDDPDDPSDPDDPDDPDDPDDPEDTDDPDDLDSPNTGSFPSRPPSAPPPSTTRSASKHSTVSAPLGEPISRRDSSGTTSQGGAPASNWCLIDQAGNREPTSLSLPNLESEEATPLAQRQARASLSDLANADDIEGLSVRQLKEILARNFVNYSGCCEKWELVERVNRLYRENEYNRKSLENISNNVTAVVAYPSPICNGGLDDSLKPQLTNQDESLCRICMDAVIDCVLLECGHMVTCTRCGKRMNECPICRQYVVRAVHVFRS, from the exons ATGAAG GCGGGGGCCTCCTCCGTGTGGGCGTCGTGCTGCGGGCTCCTGAATGAGGTGATGGGGACGGGCGGCCCGGTGCGGGGCCAGCAGCCGTTCCGCTTCGCGCCCAGCGCCGCCTACTCCGCCTACCCCcactccgccgccgccgccgcccccaccgccgccgcccccgccccccccgcccctgcctccGCCGGTCTGGTCTGCAAGGCCTGCGGCCAGACCTTCTCCGTCTTCAGGAGGAAG TATGTGTGCTGCGACTGTAAGAAGAGTTTCTGCTCGGTGTGCGCGGAGCCGCAGGATGAGCTGCACCGCTGCGCCACCTGCCAGCTGCTGAGGGGTACTGCGTTCCAGCGGCCGCAGCTCATGCGCCTGCGCGTCAAGGACCTGCGCCAGTACCTGCAGCTGCACAACGTCGCCACGGATACCTGCAGGGAGAAGGCCGACCTGGTGGACCTGGTGTTGTGCcaccggggggcggggcacgACGACCCCGACGACCTCGGCAGTCCCGATGACCGCAGCGATCCAGATGACCCTGACGACCCCGATGACCCCGACGACCTTGACGATCCCGATGACCCTAGTGATCCTGACGACGCTGATGACCCTGACGACCCCGATGACCCTGATGACCCTAGCGATCCCGATGACCCCGACGACCCTGATGATCCCGATGACCCTGAGGACACTGATGACCCCGATGACCTTGACAGCCCCAACACAGGCAGTTTTCCCTCCCGCCCCCCGTCTGCCCCACCTCCTTCAACCACACGCTCTGCCTCCAAACACTCCACAGTCTCTGCCCCTCTGGGAGAACCAATCAGCAGGAGAGACAGCTCAGGGACCACCAGCCAG GGGGGAGCTCCTGCCTCAAACTGGTGCCTAATCGATCAAGca GGTAACAGGGagcccacctccctctctctcccgaaCCTGGAGTCAGAG GAGGCCACGCCCCTGGCGCAGAGGCAGGCCCGAGCGTCGCTGTCGGACCTGGCCAACGCGGACGACATCGAGGGCCTGTCGGTGCGCCAGCTGAAGGAGATCCTGGCGCGGAACTTTGTGAACTACTCTGGCTGCTGCGAGAAGTGGGAGCTGGTGGAGCGGGTGAACAGGCTGTACCGGGAGAACGAGTACAACAGGAAGTCAC tggaaaacatcAGCAACAACGTGACAGCAG TGGTAGCATATCCCTCACCCATCTGCAACGGTGGACTCGATG acaGTCTGAAACCCCAGCTGACCAATCAGGACGAGTCTCTGTGCAGGATCTGCATGGATGCGGTGATTGACTGTGTGCTGCTGGAGTGTGGTCACATGGTCACCTGCACCCGGTGTGGGAAGCGCATGAACGAGTGCCCCATCTGCAGGCAGTACGTGGTGCGCGCCGTGCACGTCTTCAGGTCCTAA
- the LOC118213441 gene encoding E3 ubiquitin-protein ligase RNF34-like isoform X2 has protein sequence MKAGASSVWASCCGLLNEVMGTGGPVRGQQPFRFAPSAAYSAYPHSAAAAAPTAAAPAPPAPASAGLVCKACGQTFSVFRRKYVCCDCKKSFCSVCAEPQDELHRCATCQLLRGTAFQRPQLMRLRVKDLRQYLQLHNVATDTCREKADLVDLVLCHRGAGHDDPDDLGSPDDRSDPDDPDDPDDPDDLDDPDDPSDPDDADDPDDPDDPDDPSDPDDPDDPDDPDDPEDTDDPDDLDSPNTGSFPSRPPSAPPPSTTRSASKHSTVSAPLGEPISRRDSSGTTSQGNREPTSLSLPNLESEEATPLAQRQARASLSDLANADDIEGLSVRQLKEILARNFVNYSGCCEKWELVERVNRLYRENEYNRKSLENISNNVTAVVAYPSPICNGGLDDSLKPQLTNQDESLCRICMDAVIDCVLLECGHMVTCTRCGKRMNECPICRQYVVRAVHVFRS, from the exons ATGAAG GCGGGGGCCTCCTCCGTGTGGGCGTCGTGCTGCGGGCTCCTGAATGAGGTGATGGGGACGGGCGGCCCGGTGCGGGGCCAGCAGCCGTTCCGCTTCGCGCCCAGCGCCGCCTACTCCGCCTACCCCcactccgccgccgccgccgcccccaccgccgccgcccccgccccccccgcccctgcctccGCCGGTCTGGTCTGCAAGGCCTGCGGCCAGACCTTCTCCGTCTTCAGGAGGAAG TATGTGTGCTGCGACTGTAAGAAGAGTTTCTGCTCGGTGTGCGCGGAGCCGCAGGATGAGCTGCACCGCTGCGCCACCTGCCAGCTGCTGAGGGGTACTGCGTTCCAGCGGCCGCAGCTCATGCGCCTGCGCGTCAAGGACCTGCGCCAGTACCTGCAGCTGCACAACGTCGCCACGGATACCTGCAGGGAGAAGGCCGACCTGGTGGACCTGGTGTTGTGCcaccggggggcggggcacgACGACCCCGACGACCTCGGCAGTCCCGATGACCGCAGCGATCCAGATGACCCTGACGACCCCGATGACCCCGACGACCTTGACGATCCCGATGACCCTAGTGATCCTGACGACGCTGATGACCCTGACGACCCCGATGACCCTGATGACCCTAGCGATCCCGATGACCCCGACGACCCTGATGATCCCGATGACCCTGAGGACACTGATGACCCCGATGACCTTGACAGCCCCAACACAGGCAGTTTTCCCTCCCGCCCCCCGTCTGCCCCACCTCCTTCAACCACACGCTCTGCCTCCAAACACTCCACAGTCTCTGCCCCTCTGGGAGAACCAATCAGCAGGAGAGACAGCTCAGGGACCACCAGCCAG GGTAACAGGGagcccacctccctctctctcccgaaCCTGGAGTCAGAG GAGGCCACGCCCCTGGCGCAGAGGCAGGCCCGAGCGTCGCTGTCGGACCTGGCCAACGCGGACGACATCGAGGGCCTGTCGGTGCGCCAGCTGAAGGAGATCCTGGCGCGGAACTTTGTGAACTACTCTGGCTGCTGCGAGAAGTGGGAGCTGGTGGAGCGGGTGAACAGGCTGTACCGGGAGAACGAGTACAACAGGAAGTCAC tggaaaacatcAGCAACAACGTGACAGCAG TGGTAGCATATCCCTCACCCATCTGCAACGGTGGACTCGATG acaGTCTGAAACCCCAGCTGACCAATCAGGACGAGTCTCTGTGCAGGATCTGCATGGATGCGGTGATTGACTGTGTGCTGCTGGAGTGTGGTCACATGGTCACCTGCACCCGGTGTGGGAAGCGCATGAACGAGTGCCCCATCTGCAGGCAGTACGTGGTGCGCGCCGTGCACGTCTTCAGGTCCTAA